One stretch of Haloterrigena salifodinae DNA includes these proteins:
- a CDS encoding carboxypeptidase regulatory-like domain-containing protein, with protein MQIERSLVLEISRHEVPVGRPITVRVRDKGNNPIEGALVEAGSKRKRTDGRGRCEIAFRSPGFWKLVATKSSTERVRYRSTSTLVRAIPRSTTDRRSRRVGPPTR; from the coding sequence ATGCAGATCGAACGATCCCTCGTGCTCGAGATCAGCCGTCACGAGGTGCCCGTCGGACGGCCGATCACCGTCCGGGTCCGCGACAAGGGGAACAACCCGATCGAGGGGGCGCTCGTCGAGGCCGGCTCGAAGCGAAAGCGAACCGACGGCCGCGGCCGGTGTGAGATCGCGTTTCGCTCGCCCGGCTTCTGGAAACTCGTCGCGACCAAGTCATCGACCGAACGGGTCCGCTACCGGTCGACGTCGACGCTCGTCCGAGCGATCCCGCGATCAACGACGGACCGGCGGTCGCGACGGGTCGGTCCGCCGACGAGATAG
- a CDS encoding ABC transporter ATP-binding protein, which translates to MARVRLENITKRYGDETAVDDISLEVEDGEFVTFVGPSGCGKSTTMETVAGLTEPTEGRVYIGDDDVTGLAPKDRGVAMVFQNIALFPHMDVYENISFGLRLRKYDDEEVRRRVEEAADIVQLEGMLDRMPAEMSGGQQQRVGIARAIVRNPDVFLMDEPLANLDAKLRVHMRTELQRLHRELDATVIYVTHDQAEAMTMSNRIAVLNDGKLQQIAPPLVCYNEPTNLFVAGFIGSPSMNFVEGTLVEGGLETNNFTIDLDPGRLSGVSIGDDVTLGVRPEDVHLTQYADSLAAPTDPIDARTDVLEPMGDEVFVYLLLSEAAGGSMDQDPATSPNQLLMSVTPDTEIEANENVDVVLDRSKIHLFDTTTGDALLHGLTDRSEREPGTTPTEADS; encoded by the coding sequence ATGGCACGAGTACGACTCGAGAACATCACGAAACGGTACGGAGACGAAACGGCAGTCGACGACATCAGCCTCGAGGTCGAGGACGGCGAGTTCGTTACCTTCGTCGGCCCCTCGGGCTGTGGGAAATCGACGACGATGGAGACGGTTGCGGGACTGACGGAGCCCACCGAGGGACGGGTCTACATCGGGGACGACGACGTCACCGGCCTCGCCCCCAAGGATCGCGGGGTCGCGATGGTCTTCCAGAACATCGCGCTGTTCCCGCACATGGACGTCTACGAGAACATCTCGTTCGGGTTGCGCCTCCGGAAGTACGACGACGAGGAGGTCCGGCGCCGCGTCGAAGAGGCAGCCGATATCGTCCAGCTCGAGGGGATGTTAGACCGGATGCCGGCGGAGATGTCCGGCGGCCAGCAACAGCGGGTCGGCATCGCCCGCGCGATCGTTCGCAACCCGGACGTGTTCCTGATGGACGAGCCGCTGGCGAACTTAGACGCGAAGCTCCGAGTGCACATGCGGACGGAACTCCAGCGGCTCCACCGGGAGCTGGACGCGACGGTCATCTACGTCACCCACGACCAGGCCGAGGCGATGACGATGTCCAACCGGATCGCCGTCTTGAACGACGGGAAACTCCAGCAGATCGCCCCGCCGCTGGTCTGTTACAACGAACCCACGAACCTCTTCGTCGCGGGCTTCATCGGCTCGCCGTCGATGAACTTCGTCGAGGGGACCCTCGTCGAGGGCGGCCTCGAGACGAACAACTTCACCATCGATCTCGATCCGGGCCGGCTCTCTGGCGTCTCGATCGGCGACGACGTCACACTCGGGGTCAGGCCGGAGGACGTCCACCTAACCCAGTACGCGGACTCGCTGGCCGCGCCGACGGATCCGATCGACGCCCGAACCGACGTCTTGGAGCCGATGGGCGACGAGGTCTTCGTCTACCTCCTGCTCTCCGAAGCGGCAGGGGGCTCGATGGATCAGGACCCCGCCACGTCGCCGAACCAGTTGCTGATGAGCGTCACCCCCGACACGGAGATCGAGGCGAACGAGAACGTCGATGTCGTGCTCGATCGATCGAAAATCCACCTCTTCGACACGACGACCGGCGACGCCTTGCTCCACGGCCTGACCGACCGTTCGGAGCGAGAACCCGGAACGACGCCGACGGAAGCCGATAGCTGA
- a CDS encoding sugar phosphate isomerase/epimerase family protein, protein MDIGVHTPPLADESLEGALSYLDELGVSAIEPGVGGHPGQDHLPRAEYLANDVEQQEVRNLLDEHDMRISALATHNNPLHPDDERAERADTELREAIELADQLDVDAVTCFSGLPAGGPNDEVPNWITAPWPPEHDEALEYQWEQAVAYWSDLNEYADEHGVDVAIEMHPNMLVYEPHGMARLREKTGERIGANFDPSHLYWQGITITDAIRYLGERDAIHHVHAKDTKIYDAQAREKGVLDTTAYDDEPNRSWLFRSVGYGHGEGHWKDIVSTLRMVGYDGALSIEHEDSLTSSREGLEKAVDLLERAVFETEPGEAYWAE, encoded by the coding sequence ATGGACATCGGCGTACACACCCCGCCGCTGGCGGACGAATCGCTCGAGGGGGCACTCTCGTACCTCGACGAACTCGGCGTGAGCGCGATCGAACCGGGCGTCGGCGGCCATCCGGGACAGGACCACCTCCCGCGGGCCGAATACCTCGCCAACGACGTCGAACAACAGGAGGTTCGAAACCTCCTCGACGAGCACGACATGCGGATCAGCGCGCTCGCGACGCACAACAACCCGCTGCACCCGGACGACGAGCGGGCCGAGCGGGCGGACACGGAACTGCGCGAGGCGATCGAGTTGGCCGATCAGCTCGACGTCGACGCCGTCACCTGTTTCTCCGGCCTCCCCGCCGGGGGGCCGAACGACGAGGTCCCCAACTGGATCACGGCCCCCTGGCCGCCGGAACACGACGAGGCGCTCGAGTACCAGTGGGAGCAAGCGGTGGCCTACTGGAGCGATCTCAACGAGTACGCCGACGAGCACGGCGTCGACGTCGCGATCGAGATGCACCCGAACATGCTGGTCTACGAACCCCACGGGATGGCCCGACTGCGCGAGAAGACGGGGGAGCGTATCGGGGCGAACTTCGATCCGTCCCACCTCTACTGGCAAGGGATCACGATCACCGACGCGATCCGCTACCTCGGCGAGCGCGACGCGATCCACCACGTCCACGCTAAGGACACCAAGATCTACGACGCCCAGGCCCGCGAGAAGGGCGTCCTCGATACGACCGCCTACGACGACGAGCCGAACCGCTCGTGGCTCTTCCGCTCGGTCGGCTACGGCCACGGCGAGGGCCACTGGAAGGACATCGTCTCGACGCTACGGATGGTCGGCTACGACGGCGCGCTGAGCATCGAACACGAGGATTCGCTGACCAGCTCTCGGGAGGGCCTCGAGAAGGCCGTCGACCTGCTCGAGCGAGCGGTTTTCGAGACGGAACCGGGCGAAGCCTACTGGGCCGAATAG
- a CDS encoding Gfo/Idh/MocA family protein: MDTPMTTDRSDIRTGIVGLGNIGQYHAERLIELGVPLVGGMDVAAEARSRFARRYDVDVYEDHHELYDTVDAVVITTPNKYHEEYAVDAFERDLHVLLEKPLAHSLESAQRIADAAADSDGHAMVGFNNRFSNTVQIVRNRIERGDLGEVTHVEANYVRRRGIPGRGSWFTRRQIAGGGSLIDLGVHAIDLALYLLGYPPVSEVNGVARGEFGSEEEYAYLDMWGEDAGPAGFDVDDSASAFIRCEGDRTISLEVAWATNRPANHEFVVRGTEAAARFDLLEGDLTIHSASAAGPDHLENTSIETRQNDTHSAEQEEFFDQILRDDPDDKSVDHGLSVQRIIDAIYRSSDDGHTITIEE; this comes from the coding sequence ATCGACACTCCGATGACAACAGATCGAAGCGACATCAGAACGGGAATCGTCGGCTTGGGGAACATCGGTCAGTACCACGCGGAACGCCTCATCGAACTGGGCGTGCCGCTCGTGGGTGGGATGGACGTCGCCGCCGAGGCGCGATCGCGGTTCGCCCGCCGCTACGACGTCGACGTCTACGAGGACCACCACGAACTGTACGACACCGTCGACGCCGTCGTCATCACGACGCCGAACAAGTACCACGAGGAGTACGCCGTCGACGCCTTCGAGCGCGATCTGCACGTCCTGCTCGAGAAACCCCTCGCACACTCCCTCGAGAGCGCCCAACGGATCGCCGACGCCGCCGCGGACTCGGACGGCCACGCGATGGTCGGATTCAACAACCGGTTTTCGAACACGGTCCAGATCGTCCGCAACCGGATCGAACGCGGCGATCTGGGCGAGGTAACCCACGTCGAAGCCAACTACGTTCGCCGCCGAGGCATACCGGGGCGGGGCTCGTGGTTCACCCGCCGACAGATCGCCGGCGGCGGGTCGCTCATCGATCTCGGCGTCCACGCTATCGATCTGGCTCTCTACCTGCTGGGGTATCCCCCCGTCTCGGAGGTAAACGGCGTCGCTCGCGGCGAGTTCGGGTCCGAAGAGGAGTACGCTTACCTCGACATGTGGGGCGAGGACGCCGGCCCGGCCGGCTTCGACGTCGACGACTCCGCGAGCGCGTTCATCCGGTGTGAGGGCGACCGGACCATCTCGCTGGAAGTCGCGTGGGCGACCAACCGGCCGGCGAACCACGAGTTCGTCGTTCGAGGTACCGAGGCGGCCGCGCGGTTCGACCTGCTCGAGGGGGATCTGACCATCCACTCGGCGAGCGCCGCCGGACCCGACCACCTCGAGAACACGTCCATTGAGACGCGACAGAACGACACGCACTCGGCGGAACAGGAGGAGTTCTTTGACCAAATCCTTCGGGACGATCCCGACGACAAGAGCGTCGATCACGGACTCTCTGTCCAGCGGATCATCGACGCGATCTACCGCTCCAGCGACGACGGCCACACGATCACGATCGAGGAGTGA
- a CDS encoding HalOD1 output domain-containing protein, protein MSASSDPSSDAVAPSQAVIEAIAAHEGIDVTDVEPPAYEPLYAVVNPEALDRLFQPAAGSTTARVVLEYEGYEITVCSDGRVDINDRSVADGSIEFSLED, encoded by the coding sequence ATGTCCGCTTCGTCCGACCCGTCGTCCGATGCGGTGGCACCCAGCCAGGCCGTCATCGAGGCGATCGCCGCCCACGAGGGCATCGACGTCACCGACGTCGAACCGCCGGCATACGAGCCGCTGTACGCCGTGGTCAACCCCGAGGCGCTAGACCGACTGTTCCAGCCCGCAGCCGGTTCGACGACCGCACGGGTCGTCCTCGAGTACGAGGGGTACGAGATCACGGTCTGCAGCGACGGTCGCGTCGACATCAACGACCGATCGGTCGCCGACGGCTCCATCGAGTTCTCGCTTGAGGACTAG
- a CDS encoding 6-hydroxymethylpterin diphosphokinase MptE-like protein, whose product MEFDEWVPVYEAICRDFGYDRTGDERARDVLASLTDDFDLDQLSNLRDATVAVAGAGPSLESESSLERARAADAVVAASTAVDTLTANGIDADCMVTDLDKNPETVRRLTLEGTPVAVHAHGDNVPLVRDVVPDCASEFVLPTTQAAPRGPVRNFGGFTDGDRAAFLTDHLGAAELTFVGWDLEDPAVDPPKARKLEWAERLLYWLESRRAERFPVLDGRRNAIDTSALPLE is encoded by the coding sequence ATGGAGTTCGACGAGTGGGTGCCCGTCTACGAGGCGATCTGTCGCGATTTCGGCTACGATCGAACCGGCGACGAACGAGCCCGCGACGTCCTGGCCTCGCTGACCGACGACTTCGATCTCGACCAACTCTCGAACCTTCGGGACGCCACGGTGGCGGTCGCCGGTGCCGGCCCGTCCCTCGAGTCGGAGTCTTCCCTCGAGCGGGCGCGGGCGGCCGACGCCGTCGTCGCGGCCTCGACGGCGGTCGATACGCTGACAGCGAACGGGATCGACGCCGACTGCATGGTGACGGATTTAGACAAGAACCCCGAGACCGTCCGTCGGTTGACCCTCGAGGGGACGCCGGTCGCGGTCCACGCCCACGGCGACAACGTCCCCCTCGTTCGCGACGTCGTCCCCGACTGCGCGAGCGAGTTCGTCCTCCCGACGACGCAGGCCGCGCCGCGCGGGCCGGTCCGGAACTTCGGGGGGTTCACCGACGGCGACCGAGCGGCTTTCCTCACCGACCACCTCGGCGCCGCGGAACTCACCTTTGTCGGATGGGACCTCGAGGACCCCGCTGTCGACCCGCCCAAAGCGCGCAAACTCGAATGGGCCGAGCGACTGCTCTACTGGCTCGAGTCGCGGCGCGCCGAGCGTTTCCCGGTGCTGGACGGCCGGCGGAACGCGATCGACACGAGTGCCTTACCCCTCGAGTGA